The Meiothermus sp. genome segment AAAAAACCGCATCACCATGTCGCCCATGTGCCAGTACTCGGCCCGGGAAGGGCACGTCACCGAGTGGCATCTGCTGCACTACCCCACCCGAGCGGTGGGCGGGGTGGGGCTTGTTATGGTGGAGGCCACGGCGGTGGAGGCCCGGGGGGTGATCAGCCCGGATGACCTGGGCATCTGGTCGGACGCACACGTGCCGGGGCTAAAAAAGCTTACCGGGCGCATCAGGGAGGCGGGAGCGGTACCGGGTATCCAGATTGCCCATGCCGGGCGCAAGGCCGGTACGGCCAGCCCCTGGCAGGGCGGCCAACCCCTGCACCGTTGGACACCGGTAGCCCCCAGCCCCCTGGCCTTCCATGAAGGCTGGCCGGTGCCGCAGGCACTGGACGAAGTGGGCCTGGAGGAGGTACGCCAGGCCTTCCAGCAGGGGGCCCGGCGGGCCCTGGCAGCAGGTTTTGAGGTGCTGGAACTTCACATGGCTCACGGCTATCTGCTGCACTCTTTTCTGTCACCCCTCACCAACCGCCGCAGCGACCGCTACGGGGGCAGCCGCGAAAACCGCTTGCGCTTCCCCCTGGAAGTGGTGCAGACGGTGCGGCAGGCCTGGCCGGAGGAGTTGCCGCTTTTGGTGCGGGTCTCGGCCAGCGACTGGGTAGAGGGGGGCTGGGACATCACCGACACGGTGGCGTTTGCAAAGGAACTGCAAAAACGCGGTGTGGATTTGCTGGACTGTTCTTCGGGAGGGGCCATTCCGGGCGTAAAAATTCCGGTGGGGCCTGGCTACCAGGTGCCCTTTGCGGCCCAGGTTCGGTTGTCCACAGGCTTATCCACAGGCGCGGTGGGCCTCCTGACCGAGCCCTTACAAGCCGAGGCCGTTCTTCAGGCCAACCAGGCCGACCTGATTCTCCTGGGCCGGGCCTTGCTCCGAGAGCCCTACTGGCCCTATCGCGCCGCGCAAGCCCTGGGCGCTAAGGTCTGGCCGGTGCAGTACGAGCGGGCTTTCTGAGCGCGGCCTTCCACGAATACCCCCCACAGCATCCTTTGGATGCTATGGGGTGTGGGGTAATTTACGCTGCACCGCGTGTAGCGCAAATGTCGGGAAACGCGATGAGGGTGTTTGCTGGAACGAACTTGGTAGTCGGTTGCAAAAATGCCAGTGCTCTCTCGCGGGTCGTAGGTCTCGAGTTGCAGGCCAAAGGCCAGCTCGAGCCTGTACTGGATTTATTTCGTACACGAGCTCAAAAACCTCGCAATAACTCCACCACAACAGATTCGTTTTGCTTCCTTGCTTATCGCTATCGGCTATGGACTATAGACCATCGGCGGTAAATTGAGCTATGGAAAACCCATGGAAAGCCTTTGTGCCCCAGGCCCCCACCCGGCAGGGCAAGCCTGAATGGTTTACCGGAACGGTTTATTTGAGCGAGCTGGTGGTCACTCCAGCGCCCATGCACCTGCATGTGTTACGGGTGATGTTTGCGCCAGGGGCTCGCACCGCCTGGCACACCCACCCCAAAGGGCAGGTATTGCACGTCGAGGCCGGAATTGGCTGGTTCCAGCGCTGGGGTGAGCCGGTGCGGGAGATGAAAGCCGGTGACACCATCTACTTTGCCCCGGACGAGAAGCACTGGCACGGGGCCAGCGCGGCCCATGCCATGACCCATCTGGCGATTCAGGCAGCGGTGGATGGGGTTAGCACGGACTGGCTGGAACACGTCTCCGAGGAGCAGTACCGGCTTTGATTATGGCCAGACGTGTCTGGTATCTGGATTGATTCCGACCCCGGCTTCGACGACCAGGAAGGCTCGAGCAAGAGTTCGGCCACTGTTCATAGGGGCACTTTCGTCGGAAAAATATCGCGCGTCCTGCGCAGCGTTGAACTGAGAACTCGCCCCGAGTTCCCGGCATAACGCCGATATAACGCCTGCCCGTATAGGCTGGTTCCGCATGGGCAAGGCCACCGGTAACCCGGCCGAGGCACGCTTGGAGCTTGTGTTACTGGGTGTGCCGGGCCTCTGTCTGGGAGGGCAGCCGATAGCGCTGTCGGTCAGGAAATTCATGGGGGTGATCGCGTATCTAGCCCTCGAGGGGCCGACCTCGCGCGGCAAGCTGGTGAGCTTGTTGTGGAGCGACCTGGACGAGGAGGGAGCGCGCCGCAACCTGCGGCTGGGGCTCCACCGGGTAAAGAGCAAAAACCCCGAACTGGCCAGGTATCTTGAGGCCTCCGGCGAAGTCCTGAGTCTGAGTGGAGCCTGGCAGAGCGACGTGCAGCGCCTTGAGGCAGCCCTCGAGGCCGGGCAACACGAGGCCGCACTCGAGGCCTACCGGGGGCACCTGCTCGAGGGCTTCGAGATCGAGGACGCCGAGGGCTTCCACGACTGGCTGGGGGCCAAGCGCGAGCACCTCAACCGCCAGTGGCAGAAGGCCATGCTCTACCAGGCCGAGGTGCTGGAGACCCGTGGCGAGTGGCGCAAGGCCCTGGACATCCATCTGCGGCTACTGGCCGACGACAACCTGCAAGAGCGCCATCACCGCGAGGTGATGCGGCTCTTTTACCTGCTCGGCGACCGCGAGGCGGCCCTCGAGCAGTTCGAGCAACTGCAAGCCACGCTGCGAAAAGAGTTGGGCGTGGAGCCCCGCTCCGAGACCCTCAGCCTGCTGAGCACCATCCGCCAGGGTGGCAGTGCCGACGCCAAGCGGGCGCTCTTGCTAACCAGCGCCGAGGCCGTGCCTGAGGTGCCCGCCCATCTTTACGGGCGCGAGAGGTTGCTTGACGAGGGTTTGAGAAAACTCGAGCGCAGAGAGCGGGTCTTGCTTCAGGGCTTCGGCGGGATGGGCAAGACCGCGCTGGCGGCGACGCTGGCTCGAGACTTCCTGCGCCAAACCGGAAAGCCCGTCCTGTGGCTGCACGCGGGCACCCAGGGCCCCGAGGCGATCTTCGAGGCCCTGGCCTACCCCTACGACGCCCAGCAGGGCCTGCTCAAGGCCGAGCACAAGGCCAGCTTCGTCCATAGCCTGCTCAAGGAGCAGCAGCCCGGCCTGCTGGTGCTGGACGACGTGTGGAACGGCTATAGCCTGCAAAAGCTGCTCGAGGCCCTGCCCGCCGGGCTGCCCCTGTTGGTCACCGCCCGCGAGCGCTACCCGCAGCTCGCCCGGCTCTACGTAGACCGCCTCGAGCGCCCCGATGCCCTGCACCTCCTCAGCGCCTATGCCGAAGAGATCTGGGCCGACTCGAGCGAACCCGAAGCTTTGTGCGAACTGCTGGGCAACCACCCTTTCGCCCTGCGGCTAGCGGGCCTGGCCCTGCGCCAGAGCGGCGAGGCCCCCAGTGCCCTCAAGGAGCGCATCAAGGACGCCCCCCACGACCTCAAGACCCCCGGCGAGTTCCGGGACGAAGGCCGCGAGAGCGTGGCGGCGCTGCTGGGCTTGAGCCTCGAGGCCCTCTCCGACCCCGAGTACGAGGCCTTCCTGAGCTTCGGGATTCTGCCCACCCCGCGCACCACGGCGGGCTTTCTGGCCCGGTGCATGCGCCGCGAGCCGGAGGCCACCGAGGAAGCCCTCTACGCCCTGAGTCAGCGCGGGCTGGCCGAGCGGGTCAGCCGACCGGGCAGCGACGCTGTGAGCTACCGCCTGCACGACCTGGCCCACAGCTACGCCAAGGCCAACCGACTGCAACGCCCCAGCAGCCTTGCGCGGGCCGCGCTCGAGTACCTCGAGGCCCACAAAACCCACTACGATTTGCTCGAGGCCGACATCTCCAACCTGCTGGCGGCGGCCCAGGCCGCCAAGGGCGAGAGGCTGGTGCGCTACCTGTACCTGCTCACGGTGGACGGGGCGTATTTTACGGCTCGAGGGCACTCAATCCACTCGGTGGAGCTGCTCAGAACAGCCGCAGCTACCGCCGAGACCGTTGCCCCCGAACTCGCCCACCACCTGCTGGGCAAACTAGGCGACTACCACCAGAAGTTCCTGGGCGATCTGGACGGCGCGGCAGACCACTACAGGGGGGCGATGGAGGTGGCTCGGGAGGTCGGCAACACCGCACGGCAGGCGGCTTTCCTGGCCGCCATCGGACAGATCAAAGGCCGTCAGAACAGGCCGGAGGCCGAAGATTATTTCGCTCGAGCCTACGAGATCGCCCGTAGCAGCGGGGATGACCTGACGCTGTGCGCGGTGCTGGAAAAGCACGGCTACGTGGCGGGGATTCGGGGCGATCACCGGAAAGCGAATGCACTGCTAAAAGAGTCATTGGCGGCCCTCGAGCGGCTGGAAAATAGTTCGACCCTGAGCCCGAAAGAAGTTCAACACAGGCGGTTTTTCACCCTCCTCAACCTGGCCGAATCCGAGGACTTGACCGGCGCTTTCGAGGCGGGCCTATCGGCTTGCCAGCAAGCGCTCGAGCTGGCCCAAAGCTGCGCGAACGACCTGTGGGTAGCCTACGCCCATTCGCAAGCCGCAGACATGTACCACCGGGCTGGGCAACGTACTCAGGTTCTCGACCACATGAAGAAAGCACTGGAACTGTTTGAACGCAATCACGCCCAAAACGATGTGGTGCGGATAATGAACTTCCTGGCGAGTGAGGGGTACAGCCTGGAGGCTCGAGAAACGCTCGAGAAACACCGCCTTAACTAGATTGCTCTTAACAGCTTGAACGGGAGGATGCCATGCGGGAACAAGTTCTGAGTCTGGTATTCACGGCCTTACTGGTGGCAGGGTGCGGGCAGGTTAGGCCCTCCGACGCGGCGGACGCGGACGGCAAGGTGCGGGCGCAGGCCATCGTCCTTAGCAACCTGCGTGGACTGACCATGCCCCAGCTCTACGTGCCCGACCCTAACGATCGGGTCAACTGCGCTGTCAACGAGTTCAGTATGCCAGGGCAAGGCTACTGGGTCTCGGACGCGGTAGGCGGCCTGAGCTACGCGCCCGTGACCAGCTCCGTCAGCGCCGGAAAGGTCGGGGCCGGGCTGCAAAGCGGCTTCTTTACCGGGGCCACGCTTAAGCGCAGCATGGTAATTCTGATCGCGGACGACTTCAAAAACGGCGTCTTTAATGTGGGCAACGCGCTGTTCACCCAGACCACCCTCGACCAGCCGACCATCCAGAACCTCCAGCAGACCGGCGCACTCTCGCACGGGGCCTTGGTGGCGCGACATGCCAGGGACGTGCTCCTGGGCACCGGGCGCTACAGCTTTGTCTCCTACAACTCCGGCGAGTGGGTGTACAAAGAGGCCAGCACCAACA includes the following:
- a CDS encoding NADH:flavin oxidoreductase/NADH oxidase, which encodes MSLLFSSLKLRSVTLKNRITMSPMCQYSAREGHVTEWHLLHYPTRAVGGVGLVMVEATAVEARGVISPDDLGIWSDAHVPGLKKLTGRIREAGAVPGIQIAHAGRKAGTASPWQGGQPLHRWTPVAPSPLAFHEGWPVPQALDEVGLEEVRQAFQQGARRALAAGFEVLELHMAHGYLLHSFLSPLTNRRSDRYGGSRENRLRFPLEVVQTVRQAWPEELPLLVRVSASDWVEGGWDITDTVAFAKELQKRGVDLLDCSSGGAIPGVKIPVGPGYQVPFAAQVRLSTGLSTGAVGLLTEPLQAEAVLQANQADLILLGRALLREPYWPYRAAQALGAKVWPVQYERAF
- a CDS encoding cupin domain-containing protein, which gives rise to MENPWKAFVPQAPTRQGKPEWFTGTVYLSELVVTPAPMHLHVLRVMFAPGARTAWHTHPKGQVLHVEAGIGWFQRWGEPVREMKAGDTIYFAPDEKHWHGASAAHAMTHLAIQAAVDGVSTDWLEHVSEEQYRL
- a CDS encoding BTAD domain-containing putative transcriptional regulator is translated as MGKATGNPAEARLELVLLGVPGLCLGGQPIALSVRKFMGVIAYLALEGPTSRGKLVSLLWSDLDEEGARRNLRLGLHRVKSKNPELARYLEASGEVLSLSGAWQSDVQRLEAALEAGQHEAALEAYRGHLLEGFEIEDAEGFHDWLGAKREHLNRQWQKAMLYQAEVLETRGEWRKALDIHLRLLADDNLQERHHREVMRLFYLLGDREAALEQFEQLQATLRKELGVEPRSETLSLLSTIRQGGSADAKRALLLTSAEAVPEVPAHLYGRERLLDEGLRKLERRERVLLQGFGGMGKTALAATLARDFLRQTGKPVLWLHAGTQGPEAIFEALAYPYDAQQGLLKAEHKASFVHSLLKEQQPGLLVLDDVWNGYSLQKLLEALPAGLPLLVTARERYPQLARLYVDRLERPDALHLLSAYAEEIWADSSEPEALCELLGNHPFALRLAGLALRQSGEAPSALKERIKDAPHDLKTPGEFRDEGRESVAALLGLSLEALSDPEYEAFLSFGILPTPRTTAGFLARCMRREPEATEEALYALSQRGLAERVSRPGSDAVSYRLHDLAHSYAKANRLQRPSSLARAALEYLEAHKTHYDLLEADISNLLAAAQAAKGERLVRYLYLLTVDGAYFTARGHSIHSVELLRTAAATAETVAPELAHHLLGKLGDYHQKFLGDLDGAADHYRGAMEVAREVGNTARQAAFLAAIGQIKGRQNRPEAEDYFARAYEIARSSGDDLTLCAVLEKHGYVAGIRGDHRKANALLKESLAALERLENSSTLSPKEVQHRRFFTLLNLAESEDLTGAFEAGLSACQQALELAQSCANDLWVAYAHSQAADMYHRAGQRTQVLDHMKKALELFERNHAQNDVVRIMNFLASEGYSLEARETLEKHRLN